One Deltaproteobacteria bacterium genomic window carries:
- a CDS encoding 2-oxoacid:acceptor oxidoreductase subunit alpha, with amino-acid sequence MPLTDMHIMIGGEAGQGLVTIGRLLSKAFTRMGWHILVTQDYMSRIRGGHNTFSIRVGVEAPLAPRQEIDILVALNAETVELHRKDLGAGGILLADSGFAPVGDGVIPVPFEDLGPRKMENTVALGVIGDLVDIDAEVLRRLIRETFQRKHPEVIDENLTTLSAAIAWARGIRPATWDGLSRPIGPEAKRMMIDGNEAIALGALSAGCRFCAFYPMTPSTSIPLTLIAHGDAMGVVVEQAEDEIAAINMAIGASFTGAPSMVATSGGGFALMTEGVSLAGMTETPVVIVVAQRPGPATGLPTRTEQADLEFVLHAGHGEFPRAVFAPGDPITCHDLTVRAFHLAERFQGPVFLLTDQYLADSLRDVPLFDASNADPVVPGVEDADVSVPYRRFAVTDSGVSPRLLPGKGPHLVVADSDEHTEDGHITEDLQVRTKMVEKRLRKLCGIFSEVVAPVYEGEERPDLLLVAWGSSAGAVREAAFHLRREGRSVATLVFHQVWPLDPSQFLSRLEEAGEVVAVEGNATGQFARLIRRETGFAIKKLVLRYDGLPFTASYILSRI; translated from the coding sequence ATGCCATTAACTGACATGCACATCATGATTGGCGGAGAAGCAGGCCAAGGGCTCGTCACCATAGGCCGACTCCTTTCGAAGGCCTTCACGCGTATGGGATGGCATATCCTTGTTACCCAGGACTACATGTCGAGGATTCGGGGAGGACACAACACCTTCTCGATCCGTGTGGGAGTAGAGGCCCCGCTAGCGCCTCGGCAGGAGATCGACATCCTGGTCGCCCTTAACGCGGAGACCGTTGAACTACACCGAAAGGATTTGGGGGCTGGAGGCATCCTTCTCGCAGATTCGGGCTTTGCTCCGGTTGGTGATGGTGTCATTCCCGTCCCATTTGAGGACCTGGGGCCCCGAAAGATGGAGAATACGGTTGCCCTCGGGGTGATCGGAGACCTTGTGGACATCGATGCCGAGGTCCTTCGAAGGCTCATCAGAGAGACCTTCCAGAGGAAACACCCGGAGGTGATCGACGAGAACCTGACGACACTTTCTGCTGCCATTGCATGGGCTCGCGGCATACGGCCTGCCACATGGGACGGGCTCTCCAGGCCCATTGGCCCCGAGGCGAAAAGGATGATGATAGATGGTAACGAGGCCATTGCACTGGGGGCCTTGTCTGCAGGCTGCCGGTTCTGCGCCTTCTACCCCATGACGCCCTCCACCTCCATACCCCTTACGCTCATTGCCCACGGAGACGCCATGGGTGTGGTGGTGGAACAGGCCGAGGACGAGATCGCCGCTATAAACATGGCTATAGGGGCTTCGTTCACAGGGGCACCGAGCATGGTCGCTACGTCCGGGGGAGGGTTCGCCCTCATGACCGAGGGGGTGAGTCTCGCTGGCATGACCGAGACCCCAGTCGTCATCGTAGTGGCCCAGAGGCCGGGACCTGCTACGGGTCTTCCCACAAGGACCGAGCAGGCGGATCTGGAGTTTGTCCTCCATGCCGGACACGGAGAGTTTCCCAGGGCCGTCTTCGCCCCTGGGGATCCAATCACCTGTCATGACCTTACCGTTCGCGCCTTTCATTTAGCCGAGCGTTTCCAGGGGCCGGTCTTTCTCCTGACCGACCAGTATCTGGCAGATTCCCTTCGTGACGTCCCTCTTTTTGACGCCTCGAACGCAGATCCCGTGGTTCCGGGTGTCGAGGATGCAGATGTATCCGTTCCTTACCGCCGCTTCGCGGTCACGGATTCGGGTGTATCGCCTCGTCTCCTTCCGGGTAAAGGCCCCCATCTCGTGGTGGCGGACAGCGACGAGCACACCGAGGACGGCCATATAACCGAGGATCTGCAAGTCAGGACGAAGATGGTGGAAAAGAGGCTACGCAAGCTCTGCGGGATCTTTTCCGAGGTGGTAGCTCCGGTTTACGAGGGGGAGGAAAGGCCGGATCTCCTTTTAGTAGCGTGGGGATCCTCGGCGGGGGCGGTACGGGAGGCCGCTTTTCATCTCCGCAGGGAGGGACGTTCGGTCGCCACCCTCGTCTTTCATCAGGTCTGGCCCCTGGACCCATCCCAGTTCCTCTCCCGCCTCGAGGAGGCAGGAGAGGTCGTGGCCGTGGAGGGAAACGCGACAGGCCAGTTCGCACGTCTGATCCGGCGCGAGACGGGTTTTGCGATCAAGAAGCTCGTTCTCAGATACGATGGGCTCCCCTTCACCGCCAGTTACATCCTCTCACGCATATGA